A part of Apostichopus japonicus isolate 1M-3 chromosome 10, ASM3797524v1, whole genome shotgun sequence genomic DNA contains:
- the LOC139975378 gene encoding development-specific protein LVN1.2-like, whose amino-acid sequence MKSILFATVLYALLVKISSQPPPPPRNEANAGRCCMPGKLMELTYGSNVVTGTSYYRQRVRGAYDFTARRYGSISDVAYINGTDIRVRIIILAAENTQYYIFNGTCTKLQDVFVEPQRCITTDYDFVDTSTIGDGELEGAVWGAAINDSKHGIYGTNYLSFSVKSCVPIGQSSLVYVGAPPNLAPVSDSGVYTNYTRGIADPDFWFKPPSFCPPSHSKARRSVDDVPLHHLLLSRIAMLGSWSPH is encoded by the exons ATGAAATCAATACTATTTGCGACAGTATTATACGCATTGCTGGTTAAGATATCCAGTcagcctcctcctcctcctcgcaACGAGGCCAATGCAGGCAGATGTTGTATGCCAGGAAAGCTAATGGAACTGACTTATG GGTCCAATGTAGTGACCGGTACTTCATATTATCGACAACGGGTCCGGGGCGCTTACGACTTCACAGCCCGTCGATATGGCTCCATTAGCGACGTCGCTTACATCAATGGTACGGATATAAGAGTTCGGATCATCATCTTAGCAGCAGAG AATACACAGTATTATATATTCAATGGGACCTGTACTAAACTGCAAGATGTATTCGTGGAACCGCAACGTTGTATTACAA CGGATTATGACTTTGTGGATACTTCTACGATAGGTGATGGAGAATTAGAGGGCGCAGTTTGGGGTGCAGCGATTAACGATTCTAAGCATGGTATATACGGAACCAATTATCTATCGTTCAGTGTAAAGAGCTGCGTTCCAATTGGCCAATCATCCTTGGTGTATGTAGGAGCTCCTCCAAACTTAG ctCCAGTCAGTGATAGCGGCGTATACACTAACTATACCAGAGGTATTGCTGACCCAGACTTCTGGTTTAAACCTCCAAGCTTCTGTCCACCCTCTCATTCAAAG GCCCGTCGATCAGTCGATGATGTACCCCTTCACCATCTCCTGCTGTCGAGGATAGCAATGCTGGGATCATGGTCTCCTCATTAG
- the LOC139975385 gene encoding uncharacterized protein, producing MISQSMKCFLTIVLLYMGQAAYATKATPDRCCIQAEQFQASFGVLRTYHQYEEGLFTCAFDFKSNQFGCDVDYGSHRYKTYLLVDKDVEYIVEEDSTCYKHGADPAPLRCVPDTLNYVTSFALGNQALLVDSWKLNSDGGYVTTGRKDCTPVSVTSIIKDFQEGFSTIIVTVMNFTDSVSDPDYWFVPPASCSNATQQVPKPFLKRLNVLKRLRAATFFL from the exons ATGATATCGCAAAGCATGAAGTGTTTCTTGACTATCGTGTTGTTGTATATGGGCCAAGCAGCCTATGCTACCAAGGCAACACCTGATCGATGCTGCATCCAAGCTGAACAGTTTCAGGCTAGTTTTG gtgtATTAAGAACATATCATCAGTACGAAGAAGGACTTTTTACTTGCGCCTTTGATTTCAAGAGTAACCAGTTTGGGTGTGATGTGGACTATGGCTCTCACCGATACAAAACATATCTACTGGTAGATAAG GACGTTGAGTACATCGTTGAGGAGGATTCAACATGCTATAAACATGGGGCCGATCCGGCTCCTCTCCGATGTGTTCCAG ATACTTTAAACTACGTCACATCTTTCGCTCTCGGGAACCAAGCTTTACTCGTTGATTCATGGAAATTAAACAGCGATGGCGGGTATGTAACTACCGGAAGAAAAGACTGCACACCTGTTTCTGTGACTTCCATAATAAAGGACTTTCAAGAAG GGTTTTCCACAATTATTGTAACAGTCATGAATTTTACCGACTCTGTCAGTGATCCAGACTATTGGTTTGTACCTCCAGCGTCATGCTCTAATGCGACTCAACAG GTACCAAAACCATTTCTCAAACGACTGAATGTCTTGAAACGGCTGCGGGCAGCTACCTTCTTCCTGTAA
- the LOC139975377 gene encoding uncharacterized protein isoform X1, which produces MISQSMKCFLTIVLLYVVQAAYATKATPDRCCIQAEQFQTSFGVLETSYEQYEEGLLTCAFDFKSNQFGCDVDYGPYRYKTYLLVDKDVEYIVEDSTCYEQWADPAPLRCVPDTAKYVTSFVLGNQALLVDAWKFNSYDGDVTYATTGRKDCTPGSVATITKEEYYEEGGFCCTFSLSREKRKINHPRKQDQTSEFSTLYGTAMNFTDSVSDPDYWFVPPASCSNATQQVPKPFLERLNVLKRLRAATFFL; this is translated from the exons ATGATATCGCAAAGCATGAAGTGTTTCTTGACTATCGTGTTGTTATATGTGGTCCAAGCAGCCTATGCTACCAAGGCAACACCTGATCGATGCTGCATCCAAGCTGAACAGTTTCAGACGAGCTTTG gtgTATTAGAAACATCATATGAACAGTACGAAGAAGGACTTCTTACTTGCGCCTTTGATTTCAAGAGTAACCAGTTTGGGTGTGATGTGGACTATGGCCCTTACCGATACAAAACATATCTGCTGGTAGATAAG GACGTTGAGTACATCGTTGAGGATTCAACGTGCTATGAACAGTGGGCCGATCCAGCTCCTCTCCGATGTGTTCCAG ACACTGCAAAGTACGTCACATCTTTCGTTCTCGGGAACCAAGCGTTACTCGTTGATGCATGGAAATTCAACAGCTATGACGGGGATGTGACGTATGCAACTACCGGAAGAAAAGACTGCACACCTGGCTCTGTGGCTACCATTACAAAAGAGGAGTACTATGAAGAAGGTGGGTTCTGCTGCACATTTAGTTTAtcgagagaaaaaagaaagattaaTCATCCAAGAAAACAGGATCAGACGTCAG AGTTTTCCACACTTTATGGAACAGCCATGAATTTTACCGACTCTGTCAGTGATCCAGACTATTGGTTTGTACCTCCAGCGTCATGCTCTAATGCGACTCAACAG GTACCAAAACCATTTCTCGAACGACTTAATGTCTTGAAACGGCTGCGGGCAGCTACCTTCTTCCTGTAA
- the LOC139975377 gene encoding uncharacterized protein isoform X2 codes for MISQSMKCFLTIVLLYVVQAAYATKATPDRCCIQAEQFQTSFGVLETSYDQYEEGLLTCAFDFKSNQFGCDVDYDSYRYKTYLLVDKDVEYIVEDSTCYEQWADPAPLRCVPDTAKYVTSFVLGNQALLVDAWKFNSYDGDVTYATTGRKDCTPGSVATITKEEYYEEGGFCCTFSLSREKRKINHPRKQDQTSEFSTLYGTAMNFTDSVSDPDYWFVPPASCSNATQQVPKPFLERLNVLKRLRAATFFL; via the exons ATGATATCGCAAAGCATGAAGTGTTTCTTGACTATCGTGTTGTTATATGTGGTCCAAGCAGCCTATGCTACCAAGGCAACACCTGATCGATGCTGCATCCAAGCTGAACAGTTTCAGACGAGCTTTG gtgTATTAGAAACATCATATGATCAGTACGAAGAAGGACTTCTTACTTGCGCCTTTGATTTCAAGAGTAACCAGTTTGGGTGTGATGTGGACTATGATTCCTACCGATACAAAACATATCTGCTGGTAGATAAG GACGTTGAGTACATCGTTGAGGATTCAACGTGCTATGAACAGTGGGCCGATCCAGCTCCTCTCCGATGTGTTCCAG ACACTGCAAAGTACGTCACATCTTTCGTTCTCGGGAACCAAGCGTTACTCGTTGATGCATGGAAATTCAACAGCTATGACGGGGATGTGACGTATGCAACTACCGGAAGAAAAGACTGCACACCTGGCTCTGTGGCTACCATTACAAAAGAGGAGTACTATGAAGAAGGTGGGTTCTGCTGCACATTTAGTTTAtcgagagaaaaaagaaagattaaTCATCCAAGAAAACAGGATCAGACGTCAG AGTTTTCCACACTTTATGGAACAGCCATGAATTTTACCGACTCTGTCAGTGATCCAGACTATTGGTTTGTACCTCCAGCGTCATGCTCTAATGCGACTCAACAG GTACCAAAACCATTTCTCGAACGACTTAATGTCTTGAAACGGCTGCGGGCAGCTACCTTCTTCCTGTAA
- the LOC139975377 gene encoding uncharacterized protein isoform X4, giving the protein MISQSMKCFLTIVLLYVVQAAYATKATPDRCCIQAEQFQTSFGVLETSYDQYEEGLLTCAFDFKSNQFGCDVDYDSYRYKTYLLVDKDVEYIVEDSTCYEQWADPAPLRCVPDTAKYVTSFVLGNQALLVDAWKFNSYDGDVTYATTGRKDCTPGSVATITKEEYYEEEFSTLYGTAMNFTDSVSDPDYWFVPPASCSNATQQVPKPFLERLNVLKRLRAATFFL; this is encoded by the exons ATGATATCGCAAAGCATGAAGTGTTTCTTGACTATCGTGTTGTTATATGTGGTCCAAGCAGCCTATGCTACCAAGGCAACACCTGATCGATGCTGCATCCAAGCTGAACAGTTTCAGACTAGCTTTG gtgTATTAGAAACATCATATGATCAGTACGAAGAAGGACTTCTTACTTGCGCCTTTGATTTCAAGAGTAACCAGTTTGGGTGTGATGTGGACTATGATTCCTACCGATACAAAACATATCTGCTGGTAGATAAG GACGTTGAGTACATCGTTGAGGATTCAACGTGCTATGAACAGTGGGCCGATCCAGCTCCTCTCCGATGTGTTCCAG ACACTGCAAAGTACGTCACATCTTTCGTTCTCGGGAACCAAGCGTTACTCGTTGATGCATGGAAATTCAACAGCTATGACGGGGATGTGACGTATGCAACTACCGGAAGAAAAGACTGCACACCTGGCTCTGTGGCTACCATTACAAAAGAGGAGTACTATGAAGAAG AGTTTTCCACACTTTATGGAACAGCCATGAATTTTACCGACTCTGTCAGTGATCCAGACTATTGGTTTGTACCTCCAGCGTCATGCTCTAATGCGACTCAACAG GTACCAAAACCATTTCTCGAACGACTTAATGTCTTGAAACGGCTGCGGGCAGCTACCTTCTTCCTGTAA
- the LOC139975377 gene encoding uncharacterized protein isoform X3, with product MISQSMKCFLTIVLLYVVQAAYATKATPDRCCIQAEQFQTSFGVLETSYDQYEEGLLTCAFDFKSNQFGCDVDYDSYRYKTYLLVDKDVEYIVYEDSTCYEQWADPAPLRCVPDTANYVTSFVLGNQALLVDAWRIASYFESVTYATTGRKDCTPGSVATITKEEGYGEGFSTSYGTAMNFTDSVSDPDYWFVPPASCSNATQQVPKPFLKRLNVLKRLRAATFFL from the exons ATGATATCGCAAAGCATGAAGTGTTTCTTGACTATCGTGTTGTTATATGTGGTCCAAGCAGCCTATGCTACCAAGGCAACACCTGATCGATGCTGCATCCAAGCTGAACAGTTTCAGACTAGCTTTG gtgTATTAGAAACATCATATGATCAGTACGAAGAAGGACTTCTTACTTGCGCCTTTGATTTCAAGAGTAACCAGTTTGGGTGTGATGTGGACTATGATTCCTACCGATACAAAACATATCTGCTGGTAGATAAG GACGTTGAGTACATCGTTTATGAGGATTCAACGTGCTATGAACAGTGGGCCGATCCAGCTCCTCTCCGATGTGTTCCAG ACACTGCAAACTACGTCACATCTTTCGTTCTCGGGAACCAAGCGTTACTCGTTGATGCATGGCGAATCGCCAGCTATTTCGAATCTGTGACGTATGCAACTACCGGAAGAAAAGACTGCACACCTGGCTCTGTGGCTACCATTACAAAAGAGGAGGGATATGGAGAAG GGTTTTCCACAAGTTATGGAACAGCCATGAATTTTACCGACTCTGTCAGTGATCCAGACTATTGGTTTGTACCTCCAGCGTCATGCTCTAATGCGACTCAACAG GTACCAAAACCATTTCTCAAACGACTTAATGTCTTGAAACGGCTGCGGGCAGCAACCTTCTTCCTGTAA